One Panulirus ornatus isolate Po-2019 chromosome 20, ASM3632096v1, whole genome shotgun sequence genomic window, TGATGGTATCTGTagtcttgtagggtcgtggcaatgtTTCAGTATTATCATATTTTTGGTGAGATGCTGACGAGTGAGATTTATGTTATATTGCATATGTATTTTAGGGCCTCCGTTTTGAAGATGAATTGTTATCGTTGTGGGGGTACTGCCGATACgttgatgatattcatacacaggaatacaaaggaattcaaacaccagcAGAGACCACTGAGTCCTTTCGAAGCTTTTTGTGATAGTGGAACATATCAGAAACTCGCTGATTAATGTGATAAAAGTCAGgtgtacagataattcaaagagattaACCTGCATATTGTCATTGTTTTGACTTAGGAGGCGCAAATgatgttagtcgtggacttgaagcgaaatattcaagTCTGTTCTTATATGTGCCTTCAGTCCTGCTTCCAACCATTCTAAGTTGCATACCTTTCCTTGTTTACGTTCCTGTTTAAGAGAAAGTACTTCGCTtcgttcgaggtaaaacgtttgtccacgagtttgcatccattactacgagtaaaatcagacgaatgaAGTCaaaagtaacttgatagatcaagattaagAAAGTCTTTGAAGATGTTGAATACTTGTCTTTAATCTTCTCTTCTTAACCCTTTCCTCTCTAAACTAATAGATTTAGGACATTTAATCTGCTCCCGTAAGATTTGTTTCTCGGTCCGGAAATCATCGTCGTATCTCGACGCTGTACTTTCTTCTTTCTGTCTTCTTTTTAGGAaaggtgaccaaaactaaacacaatTTTCAAAATGTGGACGAACTTGTAAAGAGTaagaatgatttccctggacttagtcTAATTCGAACGCCCTACATGTGGATCCAAAAATTATGGTCGCTcttatcactgcttctgtgcattgtTTACTTGGTTTAAGGTTACCAGAAATAATTACGTCCGagtgttttttttatcatttgctTTCTGGAGTTCAAGAATATTCATGCTGTGGCTTGCCTTTGCGTTTCTATTGCCGAtaagtaaaactttgcacttatggATATTAAGATTCTTTTGCcgccagtccatcagtttgtccatGTCAGCTTGAAGCTGTTGACATTCAAGTTCatctgtagatttatttcccagctttgtatcatcagcgaattttgatacctTGAATGCaccctattatcattatcattaacatatatgagaaagagaaccggtcccaagactgatccccgtGGCACCCCAcatgttacatctaaccattgtGAGGCTTGACCATGAATCAGaactttgtttacggccagtcaaccagtttcctgtccactgaagtacaaccccatcagtgcCATATGACTTTATTTCTGCTAGTAACCTTTTGTTGCTGAACCTCTTATCGAaagcttttttgaaaatctagataaatAACATCAGCTCTTAACTTTGGTCATATGTGTTGATcatataaaagaaatcaagcagatttgtcagacatgagcgatccCGAGGAAAATTATAATGAGAATCATTTATTTAGTGGTGATCCTCTAAATAGTTTAAGATTCTATCTCGAAAGATGGTTTCCTCatgttttccaactacagacgttaagttaATGGGAAGATAATTTCCGTGCAGTGACTtattgctttttgagataatttcCGTGCAGTGACATTGTTTTTTTGAGATAATTTCTGTGCAGTGACTTATTGCTTTTTGAACGTCTCTGTTGCATTGACAAAcctccattcatctggaacttttcctgtagtgAGTGAATTATTGAAAAAGGTTGTCAGgagcttaactatctcattcttctcccttttcatttttcttggaTAAAGCTTATATGAGGAACCGACGTTTTATTAATTTTCATCACAGTTATTGCTGAAAATATGCCTTTGGtttttatgtcagtttgttgaagaacgtCCCCCTTCTCGtgtcaatgaaactggattcaggACATGGGTCGTCAACGATCGTAAACGCAGATGCAGAGTCAATATTTTTGCCATGACTTTGTTTTTGTCGCCATAAGGAACGAAGAGGATCTTAAAAGCTACAGGAGGTTATGGAGGAAACTTCTGTCCTGAGATTCACTCATGAGTTGGGTGTGGACAACAAGAATCCCTTTCTTGGCTGTAGACATCCGGGCTCAAAATGGGTCTCAGAATAGAGTAGTGTGTGTATACTTACTTTTGCGTTTGTAATAACTGTTTTACTGTGCGGGGAAAGAGTTCGACACTCTTGGGCCCCCATCTCTCcgactttctctactgtcatataaTTTTTTAAACTTCCGTACGTTCTCCACATTTACCATGTCCTTGTTTACtcgattccattcatccaccattcttttttctttcttttaaactattcgccatttcccgcgttagcgaggtaggattaagaacagaggactgggcctttgagggaataccctcacctggcccaattctctgttccttcttttggaaaattaaaaaaaaaaaaatgagaggggaggatttccagccccccgctccctccccttctagtcgccttctacgacacgcagggaatacgtgggaagtattcttaatcccctatcccctattcttATACCAGAGAATTatacttctttatatttttttctaacaagtttcttgcttggtATCATCttatgtcctctggtttttctAAACAAGTAACTTCCGAAGAACGTTTCCCCCAACAAACTTATGTAAAAACTAAAATGTTTGCAGTTCAACGTCTCTTTCCAGTCCCATTCCTTATATACAGGCATGGCGTTCACCCTCTCCCATTCCCTTgaaactccctctctctcaaatgacgacatcttgaacagtatttcaaaagGTCTGTGTAACGTATCTGCACATATTTTCCATTTCGACACATAGTGAAATTTCAACAAGACCATAAGCCTCGTATGGgccaagaccttttagtattctgttaatgtcttgtCTAGATGTCTTAGTCTTACCTAGATGTCTTAGTCTTACCTAGATGTCTTAGTCTTACCTAGATGTCTTAGTCTTATCTAGATGTCTCAGTCTTATCTAGATGTCTCAGTCTTATCTAGATGTCTCAGTCGTATCTAGATGTCTCAGTGTTTTATATAACCTCCATCCCATCCCACTATACCGGTGTTGGTGGCTGTaacgtcttccactgtgaaagcgCTTTTTAGTTAgtcgtttagtgtgtgtgtgtgtgtgtgtgtgtgtgtgtgtgtaagaacataCCATTATAGTAGTTTATGTATCTTGTATGTGTACAACTGTGTGCTCCAGCTGTGTCCACATGAGACTGGCtttatgagcgtgtgtgtgtgggcggatgGGGGGGGTTGGTATGTgtgtgcgccccccccccccaccgtgtatctatacgcacacatatatgtacacggggtacacacacacacacacacacacacacacacacacacacacacacacaacaacagcaacacgtGTGTAATGTATGTTGTGCCCCACAGAGTGCGGGGCGCCCCATGTGGTCATACACAGCGGGGGTCGGCTGGGCAACAAACTGTGTCAGTACGTGAGTCTGTTCCTCCTGCGTCACCTCTTCGGCGTCAGGGTAagtcctcaccctcccacagctcctcctcctcaccgccaccatcacctggtATAGTAATGACGACACCGTAACACTGACTGTGTACCATCAACCTGACCCCTTGCTCCAGCGTGACTACCACTTCTGTTATtcatccccttgagcacgacggcacgccccTTGGGGCACGACagcacgccccttgagcacgacggtactaccctcggggcacgacagcacgaccgttgaggacgacggtacgccccatgtgcacgacggcacgccccttgagcacgacggcacaacccttgggggcaagacagcacgacccttgagcacgacggcacaacccttggggcacgacagcacgacccttgagcacgacagcacgacccttgagcacgacagcatgacccttgagcacgacagcacaacccttgagcacgacggttacaacCTTCAGGTATGAATAGTCTGGTCATAGACCAGGCCATTTAAGGGTCAGGttagaggtcaggccatcatactccaAGGTCGTTCCACCCAGTGTGGTTCAGTCGTTCATGTCTACAGTGGTGAGAGTTTTATTCTTAACTTCCACAGTTTAACTTCACATGAAATATCTTCTGATCATTGTGAGGGGAAACATCAGAATTATGTATGTCTTTATTGTCGAGATGTTTAGCGAAAGATGAGAAGCTTAAAGTAGAATGCAACTCTTAACCCTTCACGATTTCAATCTATTTATAgcaggactttttttttctctatttctttcccCAGCAGGAAGGAAACGTaatgtttatgttttgttttccacatttttcctcttttcctcgcCAAAAATGAGCATCCTGACCCTGGCGTGGTAAACGTACTGGAATTAATTTATTCATAGCCAGAAACAAGAGCCTCCATGCCCGGGTGCAGGAGCATGTGTGCCCGACTGCCTTCTCCTGTACAGCTAGTGTGCAGGAAGACTCTTTGAGtacagctttgtgtgtgtgtgtgtgtatgtgtgtgtgaaaggctccagtcatggacctAAGTCCTCATCGCAGCCAGGCCTCGACTGGAACGCAAAAGAAGAcgaaagagatgaagtgaggagtgactggggagaataatataaggattttaaagaaaatgaaaacactCTGCTCTTTACAAGGAGAAAAGTCTCTGCTGCTTTGGAAAGTTATTAAGAGATAAGGAGCTCCAAAATAagtggtgtaggaaaagaaacaaacacacatcacaaagCCCTGCCATTGGGTTGCCAACGGGGACACAGTCGCTTACTGTTGTATTACGAGCTCTAGCAAATGGCTGGGGGCAAATAAGCAGCTGgtcctcgggagcagaaaccggaATAATATCTACAGAGAATGGAAAGAGAACGAACATTTCGTCGGAGGGAAAGTGGGTCGTGTTATGCGTGAGATATGAGGAGTTGTTACGTTGGCATTGTTTTGGATTCGACTCTGTCTACAGAGCTGGAACTTCCAAGATGCAGTCCACTATACAAGGACAGATAAGACCTATGTAAAATCGTAGCAACGGTTCGCGTGTCAGGAGAGAAACTAGACATCTAAACACGACTTCTAGTTTCTTAGATACAACCTTAGCTATTGTTTGTTGAGAAACTGGAGAGAGGGCAAAACAGACAGGTCAAGTCATGGGTAAGGGTGTTAGCGAGGACCAGTCTTTTATTGCCTGAGTCCTTCTCgttggcaggagagacaggcgggGCTTTGGAGATTCTCTGCACACCAGGATGCCGGTAACTAAGAGCCATAAGCTTGTTGGGCTCTACCATTATTGTATTTAGATGTTATTGAACTCATCATCAAGCGAACATAATGTTTTGCTCTGCAGACACactccaccacagacagacatactcGGAGAGGCACAGGTTACAGACACGTACCACCACAGACAGAGACTCACTGACAGACACGCAGATCACAGCCACGTACCTGGCAAAGACACATATCACACATACGTATCACCCTAGACTCACTGGCAGGCAGGGGCACTGGTCATAAACACATGAGACACGTGCTGCCACCGAATCACTAACAGAGCTATAGAAAGTCAtcacaagatgatatatgtgaccTGACCTTCATAATCAGCGTCACCAGTGGTGATGCTGTGCAGCTTAACACTCAGTGACACATCACCATCTGCCTGCTGGAACCAGCACCATCCCAGAGGGCCGCTGCTGAGACCAACACCATATGATATTTTCCTCTGATATACCAAACgtgacaacctctcctccctctaaGTCTGTAATTGGGATTTCCCCATGAGCATGACATCTAGAGATGTTTCAGTCACATGAtggagcttttcttttttttttccatccaagTACTATATTATCTTCGTGCAATCCATACGAAGATCTTACGTGTCCTGCGGAAACAACCACGAATTGAAATGTGGGATGTAGTCGTGACGGTGTTGCTGTAATTACTGTGGTTGGGGAAGATTGTAGATCAGAGTGATAatccagtgtggtgtggtgtatgatgacAGGGACAGGTTTACCAAGCACCGACAGGTTGGTGTTGAGGAGATGAACACTTGAGACTACACACGTATGACTCTGTAATAATCTAACGTTAATATCTATTGAATGATCATGACATCTGCTGATACGTATCAGTAAAGTATAATGAGGCGAGTTACAGAGTGGGTACCATGGTAGGGGTGTATATCTGGAAATAGGACAGGATTTCAGACAAGGGTTTCATCTCCTGCAGGTTTCAATAACAAATGAGATGAACACTACAATGAGTCTCATCCTGGAAAATGTAACCCTGCCGGTGCAGGACCCTAGCTGCTTCACCAAGGACACCAAGAGGATCTTCTACCACGACCTCTACAGGATGTTGTACCAGGTCGCCCAGGACGCCAGGGCTCGGTCAACCCAAGAGGTGGTGACTGATCCTCTGTTGAAGCGATCGTACTACGTGTTCAACCACCCCTGCCCCCGAGACCTCATCATGGCTCACAGGGGCCTGGTCCGTCGCCTGCTCACCTTCAAGGAGGAGCTGCTGCAGCGGgccagagacagcatcaaccaAGCTCTCAGACGACTGAACAAGAAGTACAAGCGGGAGCAGGTGACGCTCATCACGGTCCACGTCCGCAGGGGAGACTACACCAATTACATCCGCACTCATTACAACCTGACACAGCTGGATGAAGTGTACTTCAATCGAGCCTTCGATTACTACAGAAGGAAGTAAGTGAAtggataactctattgttgaagacaattatctttctttcttgCCCTGTAAAGTTTAATTTCATTTCTTGTACACAGACACTTCAGAATATCACcttttttttatcaacaatttcttttcttcagcaGGTAGTCAAATGTATTCATACCCTGACGACTCATTACTGCATTCCTCGACTTTCTCAAAGCAACGCTGTATTTTTCCAGTCTCAATATGCGCCTCGTCTCATTACAACTGGCACtaataaactcagatttgaacACGATttcctagttaagtttaatgcttcttAAAGCTGAgtttcctccctttcccctatctaaaaccttctcacatctttcttatctttgACATCTCCTTAGTTCCACCACTCAGCACAGCAGATATTCATGATATCATCGTAACCGTTCATCTATCCTGGAAATCGTAAATTGCATCATTAGATTAGTCTTCCCATAAGATACTCCAAGCTCTGTTTAGAAGCCATAGATTCTCCTCCGAACAGATGCTCATTTGTTCCGATTGTACGAAGTTTTGGTCCTTGCTGGCAAAGGTAACTGATCTCAGGTTCTGGCTCTGCATACTTGAAAAAAGTCGATTCCAAAGTAGTCCACCATAGCAGCTTTCCCAGTTTGTCATCAAACCTAGACCCACTTGTCCATCGCCGCCGTCTTGGCTTATTTCCCTCTTCTTTCGAGATTAATCTCTTATTTTTGCTCCCTGGGAATGTGCAGCAGGTGTGTCCCCACCATTAGCTAACCCGCATAGTACTTGACAGGCGAGTGTGTCGCATgagtactgtgtggccgttggcagctcaTGGGTGGGTAGTTGTGCTCTATGATTGACTCACTACACCATTATGCAATGGAACTCCCGACCTACTTATGTTTTTCCTAACAGCTGTAACCTGATACTTGTTGACGAGAgagatgttcctcctccttcgaAAAGTTCTagaaaattatttattttccttattGCTTTTACGAACTTTAACATTTTGTTTACATCCATGGCTCGGCCTGGAAGGGCTTATCCTGGAAGGACTTGGTCTGGAAGGGCTCGGCCTGGAAGGACTTGGTCTGGAAGGGCCTAGCCTGGAGGGGCTCGGCCTGGAAGGGCCTGGCCTGGAAGTGCCTGGCCTGGAAGTGCCTGGCCTGGAAGGACTTGGTCTGGAAGGGCCTCGCCTGGAAGGGCCTGGCCTGGAAGAGCACCTATACAGTGACCAGCAGCTTCCTTGTGcaatagaaaacaaaaaacattccTGTTGTTGTTTACTGCTCATTCATAACCGTTATTCTTAGACTGAGTTATTGTCATTGATGCTATAGTTTGATGGTCATCATAACTAACGATGCCTGACCTCTGACAGGGTGGTGAACCCGGTGTTTGTGGTGGTCAGCGACGACCACAAATGGTGCCGAAAGTTCCTGCGCAGCCGGGATATCATTGTGGCTGGTGAGTATATGTGGCCAGGCCAGGAGCAGGTTACTGGTGGTCAGTACACTGGGGTCAAGACGTGGTTACTGGTGGTCAGGACACTGTGGTCAAGACGTGGTTACTGGTGGTCAGGACACTGTGGTCAAGACGTGGTTACTGGTGGTGAGAATAGATTCATATGGGCCAGAAATGGTTATTATGGATGTCTGATATGACTTAAAACATGGTTACTGTGGACAAGATACCATATTTAAAAAGTAGATACGgccaaaaaaaatttcttaacGATCGGTAAATATATATTATGGCCAGACGATGGTTACTGATGGTTGGTATATACGGTCAGAACACAGCAGTCATCATACACTGTCAAGATTCCTGTTGGTAAATAACGTAGGCCAAACATGGTTGGTTGTGAGTGAGCAGATATGACCAGGTCCTTCTCGCTGGTCCTGAGCTAATGCATCGTGGAGATTATTGTTCTCTTATTTGGCCAGCAAGAGGCTCCTAGTGAGGGCAGAAGCGGCAACACACGTGAGGTAACACAGAAAGTAGCAGAAATAAAGAAACAATagcagggaggtgagtgaggctaTGAACTTGCCAGCTGACGGGAGCTCCTGAGTGAAATTGACACTGTCGAGAGAGCGCAGCTAGAAACTAAACGAGAGACGGGAGAGAATGTGGAGGAGTACTTCTTTAGTTCTAGATCTGCGGAGGACCGTGATAGGCTACATGATGAGGAAGTTAATGTATTCAATTTAGAAAAGATCATAAGATATGATAGTAAACAGTCTAGGTGGTCAGCATCGAAATGCGTGGTTGATCACTTAAAACGACGACTATGATGATATACCAGATTTTGGTTCTGTTGTGGGTTTGTATGACCAGAGTGTGGAGAAGATACCTTGTTCAACAAAGATTACAAACTTTAAGTAAACCTGCTTGTCTTCTGAGGTTTGGctcagcgagaaaaaaaaaaaaaaatggtcacatGATTCGTCGATATTTGTATTTTGCCCAACCTTCAGAGGAATCACTCAGACCTTCTTGCGGAACTGACAGGAAATACTCTCTTGTGATTGCTTCGACGTCAGTGCTGTCCTTATCTTAATCCCTGGgtaagtggggaaaaaaatagttcCCTAAGTATTTTCAAAGACTTTATACTTCCGTCATCACTGTTGCCATACCCATATGTATCCATGCGAACTTAGATTCATAACCATGTACTGACAGTATTTCTTTCATCCCGTACCTTGTGTCCTGGAGGTGATTTTTCCCTCACCAGAAGCGAGGATGGTCTGGGGCGAGTATCTCCAACAAGCACTACCCTGGTCTGCATTCAAATTTGCCTAGCGCtaacattgtttttttttgtgatgttcACAAGTTCGTCCACTCCGTCTTAAGATGTCTTAAATCGTTTATCATTGATGTTCTCCCACATATGTATATTACTCATACTCCTTACATATATCTTTTATTGTCATTCCTCTCTGCCAAACACAATTATCTTTCATTTAGATTCTCATTCAATTGTGTCTCGAGATCCCCATTTACTTTCCTTTTTGATATTTATTTTCAGGCTATGATATACAGTCTCTGCCATCTGTTTATGTCTATCTTCTCtgactcagcttctcccaaagtATCTTGTtccaaattatttttctttttcatcaagtTTCCTTTATCTTTATTCCGCTATGTTGTGCCTCTCTTTCCCCCTATACGTACATTGCTACGCACCTTCATCCCGGCCTCCGGTAATACATTCATAAACCGCCTCCacatcacctctaccacacttTGTGATGATTTACAACCTCTCACTGTGACTTGCAACTTCACCCGGAAGTGAAATTTTATATTTGTATTCCTCAACTTTTCTTTTACAACAAAAGACTAGCTCATAtagtacatccatatatatatatatatatatatatatatatatatatatatatatatatatatatatatatatatatatatacatacactcctgCCTCCTGCTGCACACAGGGCAGGTATCCTCTCACCATTGTCATTTGCTTCCAGGGTCCTACCGTCAattaccactccctcctccaccctctctcccccacacagtcactcaaatcacacatcacacaGTCTCCCCTGGCTCTACATCCTCTATTGTTCTGTCCAGTCCTCTCCAGAGGGCATCTTTAACCATCTCTTCTGTCATTACCTGGCGCATATTCAACCATTCCTAACACCCTTAACCTCTCACGTTCAACCTTGGCAATTAACACTCTTGCACAGACGACACACTTGCACTCAGCCATCTTTCCACTCCTCTCATCCTTCATTGACAATGCTACACCTCTTCTGACATAACCGGCTGCATCATCTCTATCCCAGCTAGAGGTCCTACTGCCTCTCAGCCTTCCCTCACACAGACCCGTGTAATTCTCCCTATTCATCATGTTTCCAGGCAGCTGGAAAGACGCTACGTTGGATATGGCAGTGTTGACACTTGGCGACCACACAGTCATCAGTTATGGCACTTTCAGTTTCCTCGGGGCTGCTCTAGGGCATGGTAACATCACCAACCCAGCCACTGACACCAAGAAGTATAACTGCTTCCTGTGTGCCGACTCCCCTGCACTACACTTCATATCTAAGGATCCTGACTAAACTCGCAAGCTGGGGTCATGAGGATGGTACACCCATCATATCTCTTCTACACAAGTATGACAGACAGTGATAACTTATCAGATCTCTGGACATCTAAAGTAAGAAGTATTCAGAAATTTACTCTCTTACAAGTGAAGAAAAAATCAAGGGTAAAATTTCATATGGTTACAGACAAGGTGTTCAAATATAAGTAGTGTCAGCATCTATTTATGGATTACTCTGATTTCTTATTGTGTTCTAATAAAACATTAAAATACAATGAATATTTATGAGCTACGGGTCATTCCctactgtattttttttcataatgaatcAAAGATGAACAGTTACACATTATTTCTAGGTAAATAGATGTTAcaaatttattttcttattaacaTGTTTAATTCAAGATAAGCACGAAGATCTGTAATATCTTGAAAAGATATCAACTTATAAAATGATCAATAACCTCATTATCTTCatctctgtctgtttatctgtgtgCTAACCGTGTAGACAGGGCGCCCATTAAGGCTTCGTTCGTATTTTGTTCCAACAACGAAACCTATGAGAAGGGGGGCCGCTCTTCTCTATGAGTATTTCCAACAACATTACATAGAAGAAAGTTATCAGATAAATGGTGTCTATGAATCGTGGTTGAATTATAGAAATAGATATCACCTTGCTGAACATACTTACCCAGGGTTCGCTCTTGTCACTGAGAGAGGAAATGAAGTAGGTGGTAGT contains:
- the LOC139756052 gene encoding uncharacterized protein isoform X2 — translated: MKLLKIEKLFVTLILLSTSTMVIYNNSFLFQPKVRCDVRESNRKLRNITENHTKGRDSSVMPIMPFLTFLDLKQEHNSDIEQTQESAQQQSQERKVKINSSSTLHYYVSTKVVVEAGVYQRPEPHIHQTAESNAQDLHQPKQSQDSSRGRSDSHTQQGSETNPTKDPESTLLQGREPHSQQNTVANLRQHKNSSLERSRTLSLEDTSPEVCLPIPINLQVRPVSQQECGAPHVVIHSGGRLGNKLCQYVSLFLLRHLFGVRVSITNEMNTTMSLILENVTLPVQDPSCFTKDTKRIFYHDLYRMLYQVAQDARARSTQEVVTDPLLKRSYYVFNHPCPRDLIMAHRGLVRRLLTFKEELLQRARDSINQALRRLNKKYKREQVTLITVHVRRGDYTNYIRTHYNLTQLDEVYFNRAFDYYRRKVVNPVFVVVSDDHKWCRKFLRSRDIIVAAGKTLRWIWQC
- the LOC139756052 gene encoding galactoside alpha-(1,2)-fucosyltransferase 1-like isoform X1, producing MKLLKIEKLFVTLILLSTSTMVIYNNSFLFQPKVRCDVRESNRKLRNITENHTKGRDSSVMPIMPFLTFLDLKQEHNSDIEQTQESAQQQSQERKVKINSSSTLHYYVSTKVVVEAGVYQRPEPHIHQTAESNAQDLHQPKQSQDSSRGRSDSHTQQGSETNPTKDPESTLLQGREPHSQQNTVANLRQHKNSSLERSRTLSLEDTSPEVCLPIPINLQVRPVSQQECGAPHVVIHSGGRLGNKLCQYVSLFLLRHLFGVRVSITNEMNTTMSLILENVTLPVQDPSCFTKDTKRIFYHDLYRMLYQVAQDARARSTQEVVTDPLLKRSYYVFNHPCPRDLIMAHRGLVRRLLTFKEELLQRARDSINQALRRLNKKYKREQVTLITVHVRRGDYTNYIRTHYNLTQLDEVYFNRAFDYYRRKVVNPVFVVVSDDHKWCRKFLRSRDIIVAGSWKDATLDMAVLTLGDHTVISYGTFSFLGAALGHGNITNPATDTKKYNCFLCADSPALHFISKDPD
- the LOC139756052 gene encoding uncharacterized protein isoform X3 — translated: MKLLKIEKLFVTLILLSTSTMVIYNNSFLFQPKVRCDVRESNRKLRNITENHTKGRDSSVMPIMPFLTFLDLKQEHNSDIEQTQESAQQQSQERKVKINSSSTLHYYVSTKVVVEAGVYQRPEPHIHQTAESNAQDLHQPKQSQDSSRGRSDSHTQQGSETNPTKDPESTLLQGREPHSQQNTVANLRQHKNSSLERSRTLSLEDTSPEVCLPIPINLQVRPVSQQECGAPHVVIHSGGRLGNKLCQYVSLFLLRHLFGVRVSITNEMNTTMSLILENVTLPVQDPSCFTKDTKRIFYHDLYRMLYQVAQDARARSTQEVVTDPLLKRSYYVFNHPCPRDLIMAHRGLVRRLLTFKEELLQRARDSINQALRRLNKKYKREQVTLITVHVRRGDYTNYIRTHYNLTQLDEVYFNRAFDYYRRKQLERRYVGYGSVDTWRPHSHQLWHFQFPRGCSRAW